The Tardiphaga alba genome includes a window with the following:
- a CDS encoding LysR family transcriptional regulator: MDRWQAMRIFVKVAETGSFAESARSLHMSAPAVTRAVAGLEETIGTRLFVRTTRSVKLTEGGARYFEDCRRILNEISEAEAAAAGSYAKPSGTLTVTAPLMFGQLHVLPIVTEYLDAYPTMAGKTLFVDRSVNIVEEGIDVAIRIGNLPDSGLMAIKVGTVRRVICGAPSYLAEKGIPIEPGDLKSHRIVASTSAWASPEWRFAGDERVTIQPVLQCNTNAAAISTAISGWGLTRVLHYQIGQALLDGSLKIVLSDYEEPPLPIYVIYPEGRHVPAKVRAFTDMAVARLRENRLLN; this comes from the coding sequence ATGGATCGTTGGCAGGCGATGCGCATTTTCGTGAAGGTCGCCGAGACCGGCAGCTTTGCCGAAAGCGCGCGATCGCTTCATATGAGCGCGCCGGCCGTGACGCGCGCGGTGGCAGGTCTCGAGGAGACCATCGGGACCCGACTGTTCGTCCGCACCACGCGCTCCGTCAAACTGACCGAAGGGGGCGCCCGGTATTTCGAGGACTGTCGTCGCATTCTCAACGAGATATCGGAGGCGGAAGCTGCCGCTGCCGGCTCCTATGCGAAGCCGTCCGGCACGCTGACGGTGACCGCGCCGCTGATGTTCGGACAACTTCACGTCCTGCCGATCGTCACCGAATATCTTGATGCCTATCCGACAATGGCCGGCAAGACCTTGTTCGTCGATCGCTCGGTGAACATTGTCGAGGAAGGCATCGATGTCGCTATCCGCATCGGGAATTTGCCCGACTCCGGCCTGATGGCGATCAAAGTCGGCACCGTGCGTCGCGTGATCTGCGGTGCCCCCTCCTATCTGGCTGAAAAGGGCATTCCCATCGAACCGGGCGATCTGAAAAGTCACCGGATCGTGGCGTCCACCAGCGCATGGGCATCGCCGGAATGGCGCTTTGCGGGCGACGAACGCGTCACCATTCAGCCGGTGCTTCAATGCAATACAAATGCGGCGGCGATTTCAACAGCGATATCCGGTTGGGGGCTGACGCGGGTGCTGCACTATCAGATCGGCCAGGCGCTACTGGATGGTAGCCTGAAGATCGTCCTTAGCGATTATGAGGAGCCGCCGTTGCCGATCTATGTGATCTATCCCGAAGGGCGGCATGTCCCTGCCAAGGTCCGCGCCTTCACCGATATGGCGGTGGCGCGCCTGCGCGAGAACCGCCTGCTCAATTGA
- a CDS encoding ABC transporter substrate-binding protein yields the protein MTAHRALAATTFAVSLLFGASAGAQQPANNAPLKIGIIADFASVYADIGGQGNVEAAKIAIEEFGGKMFDRPIELVTADPLNKADAAATIARRWYEAEGVDMIIDLPTSATALAAMEMSKQFEKIMIVTDAASSDITGKSCSPYTAHWTYDTYGNAQTVGSAIVKQGGDSWYFITADYLFGHSIERDTGDVIRKAGGKIVGSSKHPLNTADFSSFLLQAQSSKAKIVGMANGGGDTINTIKQASEFGIVAGGQKLAGIVMFISDIHSLGLKMAQGLIITEAYYWDLNDRTRAFGKKFFDKMKRMPTMNQAATYSGVLHYLKSVQAAGTRATKPVLAKMRETPIRDAFTDNGVLREDGRMVHSMFLLEVKKPEESKYPWDYYKVLAEVPGDQVFRPMKDGGCQYVKKD from the coding sequence ATGACCGCGCATCGTGCGCTGGCGGCGACGACATTTGCCGTCTCATTGCTTTTCGGCGCTTCTGCCGGAGCCCAGCAGCCCGCTAATAACGCACCGCTCAAGATCGGCATCATCGCCGACTTCGCCTCGGTCTATGCCGATATCGGCGGCCAGGGCAATGTCGAGGCGGCCAAGATCGCCATCGAGGAATTCGGCGGCAAGATGTTCGACAGACCGATCGAACTCGTCACCGCCGATCCGCTGAACAAGGCCGACGCGGCGGCGACCATCGCCCGGCGATGGTACGAGGCTGAAGGCGTCGACATGATCATCGACCTGCCGACATCCGCCACCGCGCTCGCCGCCATGGAGATGTCGAAGCAGTTCGAAAAGATCATGATCGTGACCGACGCGGCATCGTCGGATATCACCGGAAAGTCCTGCTCGCCCTATACGGCGCACTGGACCTACGACACTTATGGCAATGCGCAGACCGTCGGCAGCGCCATCGTCAAGCAGGGCGGGGATAGCTGGTACTTCATCACGGCTGACTATCTGTTCGGCCATTCCATCGAGCGTGATACCGGTGACGTGATCCGCAAGGCCGGCGGCAAGATCGTCGGCAGCTCCAAGCATCCGCTGAACACCGCGGATTTCTCGTCCTTCCTGCTGCAGGCGCAGTCGTCGAAGGCCAAGATCGTCGGCATGGCCAATGGCGGCGGCGACACCATCAACACCATCAAGCAGGCGTCGGAGTTCGGCATCGTGGCCGGCGGCCAGAAGCTCGCGGGCATCGTGATGTTCATCTCGGACATCCACTCGCTCGGCCTCAAGATGGCGCAGGGCCTGATCATCACCGAAGCCTATTACTGGGACCTCAATGATCGCACCCGCGCCTTCGGCAAAAAGTTCTTCGACAAGATGAAGCGGATGCCGACCATGAACCAGGCCGCGACCTATAGCGGCGTGCTGCATTATCTGAAGTCGGTGCAAGCCGCCGGCACCCGCGCGACCAAGCCGGTGCTTGCCAAGATGCGTGAAACGCCGATCCGCGATGCCTTCACCGACAACGGCGTGCTGCGCGAGGACGGCCGCATGGTGCACAGCATGTTCCTGCTGGAAGTGAAGAAGCCGGAAGAGTCGAAATATCCGTGGGACTATTACAAGGTCCTCGCGGAAGTCCCCGGCGATCAGGTGTTCCGTCCCATGAAGGATGGCGGCTGCCAGTATGTGAAGAAGGACTGA
- a CDS encoding DUF2283 domain-containing protein — translation MTDMTYDPEADAIYIRIGKGKVDQTEEAGPFIYDLNADGQILGIEILFVSKMLAPGNWQKAPLPGTRSSDAAE, via the coding sequence ATGACTGATATGACCTACGATCCGGAAGCCGACGCGATCTATATTCGTATCGGCAAGGGCAAAGTGGACCAAACGGAAGAAGCCGGTCCTTTTATCTACGACCTCAATGCAGACGGGCAAATCCTTGGCATTGAAATCCTCTTCGTGAGCAAGATGCTGGCCCCAGGCAATTGGCAAAAAGCTCCTCTTCCAGGCACACGTTCATCCGACGCTGCCGAATAG
- a CDS encoding DUF4258 domain-containing protein, whose product MQKPLVLTYHARVRMAERKLPLSWVEQTAHHPDWIEPEPSEPSVERRFRAISDFGGRVLRVACVETDSHIRIITITFDRNARRKS is encoded by the coding sequence ATGCAAAAGCCACTGGTTCTGACATATCACGCGCGTGTTCGCATGGCGGAGCGGAAGCTCCCGCTGTCATGGGTTGAACAAACTGCCCATCATCCCGATTGGATTGAACCGGAACCGTCTGAGCCATCTGTCGAGCGCCGCTTTCGCGCTATTTCCGACTTTGGCGGGCGCGTTCTTCGTGTCGCATGCGTCGAGACAGATTCCCACATTCGGATTATAACAATCACCTTCGATCGTAATGCGAGGCGCAAGTCATGA
- the lepA gene encoding translation elongation factor 4, whose translation MTTSPISNVRNFSIVAHIDHGKSTLADRLIQITGGLQAREMKEQVLDSMDIERERGITIKAQTVRLHYKAHDGKDYIFNLMDTPGHVDFAYEVSRSLAACEGALLVVDASQGVEAQTLANVYHALDADLEIVPVLNKVDLPAAEPDQVKKQIEDVIGIDASDAVMISAKTGLGVPDVLEAIVTRLPPPKGDRDATLKALLVDSWYDVYLGVVVLVRVVDGVLKKGQRVRMMGTNAAYDIERVGYFTPKMVNVDELGPGEIGFITAAIKEVADTRVGDTITDDKKPITEMLPGFKPAVPVVFCGLFPVDADDFETLRGAMGKLRLNDASFSFEMETSAALGFGFRCGFLGLLHLEIIQERLSREFDLNLIATAPSVIYHMYLTDGTELEIHNPIDMPDVVKISEIHEPWIEATILTPDEYLGSVLKLCQERRGNQKELTYVGTRAMVKYELPLNEVVFDFYDRLKSISKGYASFDYHLTDYRAADLVKMQILVNAEPVDALSMLVHRTRAEGRGRSMVEKMKELIPPHMFVIPIQAAIGGKVIARETVRALRKDVTAKCYGGDISRKRKLLEKQKEGKKKMRQFGKVDIPQEAFIAALKVDS comes from the coding sequence ATGACAACCTCCCCGATTTCCAACGTCCGCAACTTCTCCATCGTCGCCCATATCGACCATGGCAAATCGACCCTGGCCGACCGCCTGATCCAGATCACCGGCGGATTGCAGGCGCGCGAGATGAAGGAGCAGGTGCTCGATTCCATGGACATCGAGCGCGAGCGCGGCATCACCATCAAGGCCCAGACCGTCCGCCTGCATTACAAGGCGCATGACGGGAAGGATTACATCTTCAACCTGATGGACACGCCCGGCCACGTCGACTTCGCCTATGAGGTCTCCCGCTCGCTGGCCGCCTGCGAAGGCGCGCTGCTGGTGGTCGATGCCTCGCAAGGCGTGGAAGCGCAGACGCTGGCCAATGTCTATCACGCGCTCGACGCCGATCTCGAAATCGTGCCGGTGCTGAACAAGGTCGATCTGCCCGCGGCCGAACCCGACCAGGTCAAGAAGCAGATCGAGGACGTGATCGGCATCGACGCCTCCGACGCCGTGATGATCTCGGCCAAGACGGGCCTTGGCGTGCCAGACGTGCTGGAAGCCATCGTCACCCGCCTGCCGCCGCCGAAGGGCGATCGCGATGCGACACTGAAGGCGCTGCTGGTGGATAGCTGGTACGACGTCTATCTCGGCGTCGTCGTGCTGGTGCGCGTGGTCGATGGCGTGCTCAAGAAGGGCCAGCGCGTGCGCATGATGGGCACCAATGCGGCCTATGACATCGAGCGCGTCGGCTATTTCACGCCGAAGATGGTCAATGTGGACGAACTCGGCCCCGGGGAGATCGGCTTCATCACCGCCGCCATCAAGGAAGTCGCCGACACCCGCGTCGGTGACACCATCACCGACGACAAGAAGCCGATCACCGAGATGCTGCCGGGCTTCAAGCCCGCCGTGCCTGTCGTGTTCTGCGGCCTCTTCCCGGTGGATGCCGACGACTTCGAAACGCTGCGCGGCGCCATGGGCAAGCTGCGCCTCAACGACGCGTCGTTCTCGTTCGAAATGGAAACCTCGGCCGCACTCGGCTTCGGTTTCCGCTGCGGTTTCCTCGGGCTGCTGCATCTGGAAATCATCCAGGAGCGCCTCTCCCGCGAATTCGATCTCAACCTGATCGCCACCGCGCCGTCGGTGATCTACCACATGTATCTGACCGACGGCACCGAGCTCGAGATCCACAATCCCATCGACATGCCGGATGTGGTGAAGATCTCCGAGATCCACGAGCCGTGGATCGAAGCGACGATCCTCACGCCCGACGAATATCTCGGCTCCGTGCTGAAGCTGTGCCAGGAGCGCCGCGGCAACCAGAAGGAACTCACTTACGTCGGCACTCGCGCGATGGTGAAATACGAATTGCCGCTCAACGAAGTGGTGTTCGATTTTTACGACCGCCTGAAGTCGATCTCGAAGGGCTATGCCTCGTTCGACTATCACCTCACCGACTACCGCGCCGCGGATCTCGTCAAGATGCAGATTCTCGTCAATGCCGAGCCGGTGGATGCGCTCTCCATGCTGGTCCATCGCACCCGCGCCGAAGGCCGCGGCCGCTCCATGGTCGAGAAGATGAAGGAGCTGATCCCGCCGCACATGTTCGTCATTCCGATTCAGGCGGCGATCGGCGGCAAGGTGATTGCCCGCGAAACCGTCCGCGCGCTGCGCAAGGACGTGACCGCGAAGTGCTATGGCGGCGACATCAGCCGCAAGCGCAAACTTCTGGAGAAGCAGAAGGAAGGCAAGAAGAAGATGCGGCAGTTCGGCAAGGTCGACATCCCGCAGGAAGCGTTTATTGCCGCGCTGAAGGTGGATAGCTGA
- a CDS encoding glycosyltransferase family 39 protein — translation MTDWSSYALAMATVGIGMIACWAIALHVVDRRRAFFVLVMVALYPIFNFKGFKFNADLVQLITLPLLVLAYLHAFEKRTIRSGVLLGLAAAAALMCKYWVVTMIGAIGLAALIHPQRMLFLRSPAPWLAIVTMVAAMIPHIDWVRGVEFAPFRYATGTYVISSRWQSLQLIWGYIGHNVALLLLPLALAAAVLAWAPRWWSLAVRDPRGFVVRPWSIRNNPSVNRDHALNIWLIQAIVAIGPPVGALIFDVYIKTDWGISLFFLVPLAVIAIPSLRMPRVALPRIAAVWLVLSLAVLGLAPQIAIASMPRDENGNFAHVSYSQLAKQLTEMWHVRAHARWSAVVGYVEVADQMTFYSVDHPLPYMPFEKIDAGLLSLEEIKRAGYIGICDPTDARFEICESWMKENAVGAERVVISTRRFFQGQAGSSSRWHVYFVPPAAVK, via the coding sequence GTGACGGACTGGTCGTCCTATGCGCTGGCCATGGCCACGGTCGGCATCGGCATGATCGCCTGCTGGGCGATCGCGCTGCATGTGGTGGATCGCCGCCGCGCCTTCTTCGTGCTGGTGATGGTCGCGCTCTATCCGATCTTCAATTTCAAGGGCTTCAAGTTCAACGCCGACCTCGTGCAGCTGATCACGCTGCCGCTGCTGGTGCTGGCCTATCTGCATGCGTTCGAGAAGCGGACCATCCGCTCCGGCGTGCTGCTGGGCCTCGCCGCTGCGGCGGCGCTGATGTGCAAATACTGGGTGGTGACGATGATCGGCGCCATCGGCCTCGCCGCGCTGATCCATCCTCAGCGGATGCTGTTCCTGCGCTCGCCAGCGCCCTGGCTGGCGATTGTCACCATGGTGGCGGCGATGATCCCGCATATCGACTGGGTGCGTGGCGTGGAGTTCGCGCCCTTCCGCTATGCGACTGGCACCTACGTCATTTCGTCACGCTGGCAGAGCCTGCAACTGATCTGGGGTTACATCGGACACAATGTCGCGCTGCTGCTGTTGCCGCTGGCGCTTGCAGCCGCCGTGCTCGCCTGGGCGCCCCGTTGGTGGTCCCTCGCTGTGCGGGACCCGCGCGGCTTCGTGGTGCGGCCGTGGTCGATCCGGAACAATCCGTCGGTCAACCGAGATCATGCGCTGAATATCTGGCTGATCCAGGCCATCGTCGCCATCGGCCCACCGGTCGGTGCGTTGATCTTCGATGTCTACATCAAGACCGACTGGGGCATTTCGCTGTTCTTCCTGGTGCCGCTCGCAGTCATCGCCATTCCGTCGCTGCGCATGCCGCGCGTGGCGCTGCCGCGGATCGCGGCGGTGTGGCTCGTTCTGTCGCTCGCGGTACTGGGCCTCGCACCGCAAATCGCCATTGCGAGCATGCCGCGCGACGAGAACGGCAACTTCGCCCATGTCTCCTACTCACAGCTCGCAAAGCAGCTCACCGAGATGTGGCATGTCCGCGCGCATGCGCGCTGGAGTGCGGTGGTCGGCTATGTGGAGGTGGCCGATCAGATGACCTTCTATAGCGTCGATCATCCGCTCCCCTACATGCCGTTCGAAAAGATCGACGCCGGATTGCTGTCGCTCGAAGAGATCAAGCGCGCCGGTTATATCGGGATCTGCGATCCCACCGATGCCCGGTTCGAGATCTGTGAGTCATGGATGAAAGAGAATGCCGTGGGCGCCGAGCGCGTGGTGATCTCGACGCGGCGGTTCTTCCAGGGGCAGGCCGGGAGCTCGTCGCGCTGGCACGTGTATTTCGTGCCGCCGGCTGCGGTGAAGTAG
- a CDS encoding HPr family phosphocarrier protein, giving the protein MSDTLSRELPITNKRGLHARASAKFVQMVEKFSADITVTRNGETVGGTSIMGLMMLAAGIGTSIVVSAKGPQAQEALDAISQLVIDKFGEE; this is encoded by the coding sequence ATGAGCGACACCCTCTCCCGCGAACTGCCCATCACCAACAAGCGTGGCCTGCACGCCCGCGCCTCCGCCAAATTCGTTCAGATGGTGGAGAAGTTCAGCGCAGATATCACCGTCACCCGCAATGGCGAGACGGTCGGCGGCACATCGATCATGGGCCTGATGATGCTGGCCGCCGGCATCGGCACCAGCATCGTGGTGTCCGCCAAGGGCCCGCAGGCCCAGGAAGCGCTGGACGCGATCTCGCAGCTCGTGATCGACAAATTCGGCGAAGAGTAG
- a CDS encoding PTS sugar transporter subunit IIA, with protein sequence MIGLVLVTHGRLADEFKAALEHVMGPQQQIEAVTIGAEDDSDLCRSDIIEAVNRVDSGDGVAILTDMFGGTPSNLAISCMSRPKVEVLAGINLPMLVKLAKVREERTLPDAIAMAQEAGRKYVTIASRVLAGK encoded by the coding sequence ATGATTGGTCTGGTACTTGTGACCCATGGGCGCCTTGCCGACGAGTTCAAGGCAGCGCTCGAACACGTAATGGGTCCGCAACAACAAATCGAAGCCGTCACAATCGGCGCGGAAGATGATTCCGACCTGTGTCGCAGCGACATTATCGAAGCGGTGAACCGCGTCGATAGCGGCGACGGCGTCGCGATTCTCACCGACATGTTCGGCGGCACGCCGTCGAACCTTGCGATCTCATGCATGAGCCGGCCCAAGGTCGAAGTGCTCGCCGGCATCAATCTGCCGATGCTAGTGAAGCTCGCCAAGGTCCGCGAGGAACGCACGCTTCCCGACGCGATCGCCATGGCGCAGGAAGCCGGCCGCAAATACGTGACCATTGCCAGCCGCGTGCTTGCCGGCAAATGA
- a CDS encoding HPr kinase/phosphorylase, protein MSPAPTSVHASAVLIGDRAVLIRGPSGSGKSRLVFELILASQAGQIPEAMLVADDRAYLEASDGRLRVRPVPELVGLLEIRGLGIRRLDCATAAIVGLVVDLDAPDAARLPDAEALQIELHGIRLPRIPVESSFNPLPLIVAHLTTADGIPPLRR, encoded by the coding sequence GTGAGTCCCGCCCCGACCAGCGTGCATGCGTCGGCCGTCCTGATCGGCGATCGCGCCGTGCTGATCCGGGGGCCATCCGGTTCTGGCAAATCGCGGCTGGTCTTCGAGCTCATCCTGGCCAGCCAGGCCGGGCAGATCCCCGAAGCCATGCTGGTGGCCGATGACCGCGCCTATCTGGAGGCCAGCGACGGGCGCTTGCGGGTTCGCCCGGTTCCGGAGCTGGTCGGCCTGCTGGAGATACGCGGCCTTGGCATCCGGCGGCTGGATTGCGCCACGGCGGCCATCGTCGGGCTGGTGGTCGATCTGGACGCCCCCGATGCGGCTCGCCTGCCCGATGCCGAGGCCCTGCAGATCGAGCTCCATGGCATCCGGCTGCCGCGGATACCGGTTGAATCCAGCTTTAACCCACTACCATTGATAGTCGCCCACCTGACGACCGCGGATGGCATTCCGCCGCTGCGACGTTAG
- a CDS encoding sensor histidine kinase, whose product MLDRTQPDGRRDAGGSPSQNSDTSDETAIAGWRRPLDWLRRVRQFFVALTFSSLTRRIVSLNLAGLCALVAGVLYLSQFRAGLIDARAQSLLTQAEIIAGAIAASATVETNTITIDPDRLLDLKPGESYGAPDEFNNLDFPINPERVAPVLRRLISPTKTRARIYDRDGVLLLDSRSLYGRGDVLRFELPPPTTEKPGLVEKATIAVRTWLNRGDLPLYRELGPENGNGYQEVQQSLSGMKSSMVRINDRGEVIVSVAVPVQRFRAVHGALMLSTQGDDIDQMVTAERLAILKVFAVAMAVMVVLSLLLASTIAGPVRRLADSAERVRRRIRTRVEIPDFTDRRDEIGHLSGALRDMTGALYNRIEAIEMFAADVSHELKNPLTSLRSAVETLPLAKNENSRGRLLEVIEHDVRRLDRLISDISDASRLDAELQRNDAAPVDMRKLLNTLTAVANETKLGHDVGVEIRFDGAANDAFSVPGHDSRLGQVITNLVTNAQSFSEPGGKVRIACRRLKGKIEVVVDDDGPGIGPDALERIFERFYTDRPHQGFGQNSGLGLSISKQIVEAHGGTIWAENRIGAAKPDGEVPILGARFVVRLPAT is encoded by the coding sequence TTGCTGGATCGAACGCAGCCTGATGGACGACGGGACGCCGGCGGCTCGCCGTCGCAGAATTCCGATACGTCAGACGAGACCGCCATCGCCGGCTGGCGACGCCCGCTCGACTGGCTGCGCCGGGTTCGGCAGTTCTTTGTAGCGCTCACATTCTCCAGCCTCACGCGCCGCATCGTCTCGCTCAATCTCGCCGGCCTCTGCGCCCTCGTCGCCGGCGTGCTCTATCTCTCGCAATTCCGCGCCGGCCTGATCGATGCGCGTGCGCAGAGCCTGCTGACGCAGGCGGAAATTATCGCCGGCGCCATCGCCGCGTCGGCCACGGTCGAAACCAATACGATCACCATCGATCCCGACCGCCTGCTCGACCTCAAGCCGGGTGAAAGCTACGGCGCGCCGGACGAATTCAACAATCTCGATTTCCCGATCAATCCCGAGCGCGTCGCGCCGGTGCTACGCCGGCTGATCTCACCCACCAAGACGCGCGCGCGCATCTATGACCGCGACGGCGTGCTGTTGCTCGACAGCCGCAGTCTCTATGGCCGCGGCGACGTGCTGCGCTTCGAACTGCCGCCGCCGACCACCGAAAAGCCGGGCCTGGTCGAAAAGGCAACCATCGCCGTCCGCACCTGGCTCAATCGCGGCGACCTGCCGCTGTATCGCGAGCTCGGCCCGGAAAACGGCAATGGCTATCAGGAAGTGCAGCAGTCGCTCAGCGGCATGAAGAGCAGCATGGTGCGCATCAATGACCGCGGCGAAGTGATCGTATCGGTCGCCGTGCCCGTGCAGCGTTTTCGCGCGGTGCATGGCGCCTTGATGCTATCGACCCAAGGCGACGACATCGACCAGATGGTCACCGCCGAGCGCCTCGCCATCCTGAAAGTCTTCGCCGTCGCCATGGCGGTGATGGTCGTGCTGTCGCTGCTGCTGGCCTCGACCATCGCCGGCCCGGTGCGCCGCCTCGCCGACAGCGCCGAGCGCGTCCGCCGCCGCATCCGCACCCGCGTGGAAATCCCGGATTTCACCGACCGCCGCGACGAGATCGGCCATCTCTCCGGCGCGCTGCGCGACATGACCGGCGCGCTCTATAACCGTATCGAGGCGATCGAAATGTTCGCCGCGGACGTGTCGCACGAATTGAAGAACCCGCTGACCTCCTTGCGCTCCGCCGTCGAAACACTGCCGCTGGCGAAGAACGAGAACAGCCGCGGCCGTTTGCTCGAAGTGATCGAGCATGACGTCCGCCGGCTCGACCGCCTGATCTCGGATATTTCCGATGCCAGCCGCCTCGATGCCGAACTGCAGCGCAACGACGCGGCCCCCGTGGATATGCGGAAACTGCTGAACACGCTGACCGCCGTCGCCAACGAGACCAAGCTCGGTCATGACGTCGGCGTCGAAATCCGCTTTGACGGCGCGGCCAATGACGCCTTCTCGGTGCCCGGCCATGACTCGCGGCTCGGCCAGGTCATCACCAATCTCGTCACCAACGCCCAGTCGTTCTCGGAGCCCGGCGGCAAGGTGCGGATTGCCTGTCGCCGGCTGAAGGGAAAGATCGAGGTCGTAGTCGACGATGACGGACCCGGCATCGGACCGGACGCACTGGAGCGCATCTTCGAGCGCTTTTACACCGATCGACCGCATCAGGGTTTTGGCCAGAATTCCGGCCTGGGCCTGTCGATCTCCAAACAGATCGTCGAGGCGCATGGCGGTACGATCTGGGCCGAAAACCGCATCGGCGCCGCCAAACCGGACGGCGAGGTCCCGATCCTCGGTGCCCGGTTCGTCGTGCGATTGCCGGCCACGTGA
- a CDS encoding response regulator transcription factor, with translation MPTIALVDDDRNILTSVSIALEAEGYRIMTYTDGASALDGFRTSQPDLAILDIKMPRMDGMETLRRLRQKSDLPVIFLTSKDEEIDELFGLKMGADDFIRKPFSQRLLVERVKAVLRRAAPKDPAAAPKETDAKALDRGLLRMDPERHTCTWKNEAVTLTVTEFLILQALATRPGVVKSRNALMDAAYDDQVYVDDRTIDSHIKRLRKKFKVVDDDFEMIETLYGVGYRFKET, from the coding sequence ATGCCCACAATCGCCTTGGTCGACGACGACCGCAACATTCTCACATCCGTATCGATCGCGCTGGAAGCCGAGGGCTACCGGATCATGACCTATACGGACGGTGCGTCTGCGCTGGACGGTTTTCGCACCAGCCAGCCGGACCTAGCGATCCTCGACATCAAGATGCCCCGCATGGACGGCATGGAAACGCTGCGTCGCCTGCGCCAGAAGTCGGACCTGCCCGTGATCTTCCTGACGTCGAAGGACGAGGAGATCGACGAGCTGTTCGGCCTGAAGATGGGCGCCGACGATTTCATCCGCAAACCGTTTTCGCAGCGCCTGCTGGTGGAGCGCGTCAAGGCCGTTCTGCGCCGTGCGGCCCCGAAGGATCCCGCGGCTGCGCCGAAGGAGACCGATGCCAAGGCGCTCGATCGCGGCCTGCTCCGCATGGACCCGGAGCGCCACACCTGCACCTGGAAGAACGAGGCGGTGACCCTCACCGTCACCGAATTCCTGATCCTGCAGGCGCTGGCCACCCGCCCCGGCGTGGTGAAGAGCCGCAACGCGCTGATGGATGCCGCTTACGACGATCAAGTCTATGTGGACGACCGCACCATCGACAGCCACATCAAGCGCCTGCGCAAGAAGTTCAAAGTCGTCGATGACGACTTCGAAATGATCGAGACGCTGTACGGCGTCGGTTACCGCTTCAAGGAAACCTGA
- a CDS encoding HugZ family pyridoxamine 5'-phosphate oxidase, with protein sequence MQPTADFDPSRVTRSLLRRNRQGALATLTVGTGAPYCSLVNVASHPDGSPILLISRLALHTRNLLADPRVSLMLDERAPGDPLEGARIMLGGTAEEADETERDLLRRRYLGVHPTAQVFVDFKDFSFFRVRPTSLHLVAGFGRIIDLAPEQYLTDLSGAESVLEAEEGAVEHMNADHRDALNLYATKLLGAEAGDWRCTGCDPGGIDLQSETSGALRLDFPRRIVTSMDLRKVLQELAEQARTLDG encoded by the coding sequence ATGCAGCCGACCGCCGATTTCGACCCCTCGCGCGTCACCCGATCGCTTTTGCGGCGCAACAGGCAGGGCGCGCTTGCAACCCTGACCGTCGGCACCGGAGCCCCTTACTGCTCGCTGGTGAACGTGGCCAGCCATCCCGACGGTTCGCCGATTCTCCTGATTTCGCGTCTGGCGCTGCATACCCGGAACCTCTTGGCGGACCCGCGGGTGTCGTTGATGCTGGACGAGCGTGCGCCGGGGGATCCCCTGGAAGGCGCCCGGATCATGCTCGGTGGCACCGCCGAGGAGGCCGATGAGACCGAGCGCGATCTGCTTCGCCGGCGCTATCTCGGCGTCCACCCGACGGCGCAAGTCTTTGTGGATTTTAAGGATTTCTCGTTCTTCCGGGTCAGGCCGACATCGCTGCACCTGGTCGCCGGCTTTGGTCGCATCATCGATCTTGCGCCTGAGCAATATCTCACCGATCTCAGCGGCGCCGAGAGCGTGCTGGAGGCGGAAGAAGGCGCTGTCGAACATATGAACGCCGATCACCGCGATGCGCTCAATCTCTACGCAACAAAACTACTTGGCGCAGAAGCAGGCGATTGGCGCTGCACCGGCTGCGATCCCGGTGGGATCGATCTGCAGAGCGAAACGTCCGGTGCACTCAGGCTGGATTTTCCGCGGCGGATCGTCACGTCGATGGACTTGAGAAAAGTTCTTCAGGAACTGGCAGAGCAGGCCCGCACTTTGGATGGTTGA